A window from Carassius gibelio isolate Cgi1373 ecotype wild population from Czech Republic chromosome B3, carGib1.2-hapl.c, whole genome shotgun sequence encodes these proteins:
- the LOC127951820 gene encoding ATP-sensitive inward rectifier potassium channel 12-like, giving the protein MSVGKPHRYNIVSSSEEDVYRHGNMPALGNGFGNGKIQTRRKVRSRFVNKTGQCNVSFAHMDEQSQRYLADIFTTCVDIRWRWMFVLFSLAFVLSWLAFGFAFWLIALVHGDLDRPTKDDFTPCVMQVNSFVAAFLFSVETQTTIGYGFRCVTEECPLAVFMVVFQSIVGCIIDAFMIGAIMAKMARPKKRAETILFSHNAVIAMRDRKLCLMWRVGNLRKSHIVEAHVRAQLIKPRITEEGEYIPFDQIDINVGYDQGLDRIFLVAPLTILHEINEESPLYGISKQDLETSDFEIVVILEGMVEATAMTAQVRSSYLASEILWGHRFEPVVFEERSQYKVDYSHFHKTYEVPSTPRCSSKDMEENKSLESAANFCYENELAFISRDEEEQEEDRGERGTELETLSANLNFDQRSYHKESEI; this is encoded by the coding sequence ATGAGTGTGGGCAAGCCCCACCGCTACAACATCGTGTCATCGTCGGAGGAGGACGTGTACCGGCACGGCAACATGCCTGCCCTCGGCAATGGCTTTGGTAACGGCAAGATCCAGACACGGCGGAAGGTGCGGAGCCGCTTCGTAAACAAGACAGGCCAGTGCAACGTCAGTTTCGCTCACATGGACGAGCAATCTCAACGATACCTCGCTGACATCTTCACCACCTGTGTGGACATCCGTTGGCGCTGGATGTTTGTCCTTTTCTCCCTTGCATTTGTCCTGTCCTGGCTCGCGTTTGGTTTCGCCTTCTGGCTTATTGCTCTTGTCCATGGGGACTTAGACCGGCCCACTAAAGACGACTTCACACCATGTGTCATGCAGGTCAACAGCTTTGTTGCAGCATTTCTGTTCTCAGTTGAGACGCAAACTACGATCGGCTACGGATTCCGCTGCGTAACCGAGGAGTGTCCCTTAGCGGTGTTCATGGTCGTCTTCCAGTCCATTGTGGGTTGCATCATTGACGCTTTCATGATCGGTGCCATCATGGCCAAAATGGCCAGACCTAAGAAACGTGCAGAAACGATACTGTTCTCGCATAATGCTGTCATCGCGATGCGTGACAGGAAGCTGTGCCTCATGTGGCGGGTCGGGAACTTGAGGAAAAGTCACATTGTAGAGGCTCACGTGCGGGCGCAGCTTATTAAGCCCCGAATCACAGAGGAGGGCGAGTACATACCGTTCGATCAGATCGACATCAATGTGGGCTACGACCAAGGTCTCGACCGCATCTTCTTGGTTGCTCCTCTCACCATCCTCCACGAGATAAACGAGGAGAGTCCTCTGTATGGAATCAGCAAGCAGGACCTGGAAACATCTGATTTTGAGATTGTGGTCATACTGGAAGGGATGGTCGAGGCGACTGCGATGACGGCTCAGGTGCGCAGCTCCTACCTGGCCAGCGAAATCTTATGGGGCCATCGCTTTGAACCTGTGGTGTTTGAGGAGCGCAGCCAGTATAAGGTGGACTATTCGCACTTTCATAAGACCTACGAGGTTCCCTCCACGCCACGTTGCAGCTCCAAAGACATGGAGGAGAACAAGTCCTTGGAGTCCGCCGCCAACTTCTGCTATGAGAACGAGTTAGCCTTCATCAGTAGGGATGAAGAGGAGCAGGAAGAGGACAGGGGTGAGAGGGGGACTGAGCTAGAGACCCTTTCAGCCAATCTGAACTTCGATCAGAGGTCATATCACAAAGAATCCGAAATATGA